A single genomic interval of Clostridia bacterium harbors:
- a CDS encoding AbrB/MazE/SpoVT family DNA-binding domain-containing protein — protein sequence MRSTGIVRKVDELGRIVIPIELRRTLGIEEKDALEIYVDREKIILKKYEPACVFCGSADNVQYFRGKLVCQECAQAMSANA from the coding sequence ATGCGGTCAACTGGTATCGTAAGAAAAGTAGATGAATTAGGACGTATTGTCATTCCCATTGAATTAAGACGAACCTTAGGTATCGAAGAAAAAGACGCTCTGGAGATTTATGTTGATCGAGAAAAAATTATTCTCAAAAAATATGAACCAGCTTGTGTCTTTTGTGGTAGTGCCGATAATGTGCAATATTTCCGCGGCAAATTAGTTTGCCAAGAATGTGCACAAGCCATGTCTGCCAATGCATAA
- the rsmA gene encoding 16S rRNA (adenine(1518)-N(6)/adenine(1519)-N(6))-dimethyltransferase RsmA, which yields MKKLLKKHNFYYKKKWGQNFIFDSNLLAKIARAAAIVPGDKVMEIGAGIGTLTRELLTSGAEVIAIEIDPALCVLLEKLMVDEAVVLIQGDVLKLNLTELAACYGWQGDYKVVANLPYYLTTPLLIKLLEEAINSQIMVLMMQKEVAARLKAKPGTKAYGALTLKVQYHACVEILFTVPRDVFQPVPRVDSCLVHLRRRKKPPVEVRDEQLLFKIVKAAFGQRRKILLNSLLTVEPTLTKPRLHDILLKAAINPSQRGEELSLEQFAALANCWQV from the coding sequence TTGAAAAAACTACTTAAAAAACACAATTTTTATTATAAAAAAAAATGGGGTCAAAATTTTATTTTTGACTCCAATTTATTAGCCAAGATTGCTCGGGCTGCGGCAATAGTGCCTGGTGATAAGGTGATGGAAATTGGTGCTGGTATTGGTACCTTAACCCGAGAATTATTGACCAGTGGGGCCGAGGTTATCGCTATTGAAATTGATCCAGCTTTATGTGTTCTTTTGGAAAAACTTATGGTAGATGAAGCGGTCGTGCTTATTCAAGGTGATGTTTTAAAATTAAATTTAACGGAATTGGCTGCTTGTTATGGTTGGCAGGGTGATTACAAGGTAGTAGCCAATTTGCCTTATTATCTTACCACTCCTTTGTTAATTAAATTATTGGAAGAGGCCATTAATAGTCAAATTATGGTTTTAATGATGCAAAAAGAGGTAGCCGCTAGGTTAAAGGCTAAACCCGGTACTAAGGCTTATGGGGCTCTTACTTTAAAGGTTCAGTATCATGCTTGTGTGGAAATTCTTTTTACTGTTCCCCGAGATGTTTTTCAACCAGTACCGCGGGTAGATTCCTGTTTGGTACATCTAAGGCGTAGGAAAAAACCGCCTGTTGAGGTAAGGGATGAACAGCTTCTTTTTAAAATTGTTAAAGCGGCCTTTGGTCAGCGGCGTAAAATATTACTTAATTCACTGTTAACTGTTGAACCTACTTTAACTAAACCAAGATTGCACGACATATTATTAAAAGCCGCGATAAATCCTTCTCAAAGGGGGGAGGAATTGAGCCTGGAGCAATTTGCCGCTTTGGCAAATTGTTGGCAGGTATAA
- the metG gene encoding methionine--tRNA ligase, whose amino-acid sequence MEKETFYLTTPIYYPSADLHIGHALTTVMADALVRFKRLQGFSTYFLTGSDEHGLKIEQSAREAGEEPQEYVDKIVAGFKDLWEKLMISYDDFIRTTEKRHHQVVQALFRKIYEQGDIYLSTYEGWYCTPCETFFTQRQLLAGNLCPDCQREVELIKEEAYFFRMSKYAQPLLEHIRENPEFIQPISRRKEMINFITSGLEDLCVSRTTFQWGIPVPFNQKHVIYVWFDALVNYISALGYSTREDELFQKYWPADLHLVGKDIVRFHTVIWPTILLAAGLPLPRQVFGHGWLLLDSGKISKSKGNVVDPLVLIEKYGADAVRYFLLREMPYGSDGYYDEANLRRRFNTDLANDFGNLVSRSIVMVEKYFDGKIPIPQEQDLLEQELVTLAAQVTKEVAQYFDRLDFARALERVSDLVKRANKYIDETEPWALAKMENKKGKLATVLYHLVEVIRLVSVLLSPVMPALPGKVFAQLGWEEQPELTWEDTHWGKITPGQKVVRGKPLFPRLEMKQEKKVEKSVPEISFQEFEKIDLRVAEVITCEKIEKADKLLKLTVKIGEKIKTIVSGIAQNYQPEELVGRKIIVVTNLKPVKLRGVLSEGMLLTASNKGRLEVLTVSEDFPAGSEVN is encoded by the coding sequence ATGGAAAAAGAAACATTTTATCTTACTACCCCAATTTATTATCCAAGTGCAGATTTACATATTGGTCATGCTTTAACAACTGTAATGGCCGATGCCTTGGTACGTTTCAAACGTTTACAAGGTTTTTCGACATATTTTTTAACTGGTTCAGATGAACATGGTTTAAAAATTGAGCAAAGTGCACGTGAAGCTGGAGAAGAACCACAGGAATATGTGGATAAAATTGTGGCTGGTTTTAAGGATTTATGGGAAAAATTAATGATTTCCTATGATGATTTTATTCGTACCACAGAAAAAAGACACCATCAGGTAGTACAAGCTTTATTTCGCAAAATATATGAACAAGGGGATATTTATCTTTCTACTTATGAAGGTTGGTATTGTACTCCTTGTGAAACCTTTTTTACACAAAGACAATTGCTTGCAGGCAATTTATGTCCAGATTGTCAGCGAGAAGTGGAATTAATCAAAGAAGAGGCCTATTTTTTTAGGATGTCAAAATATGCTCAGCCTTTATTGGAGCATATCCGTGAAAACCCTGAATTTATTCAGCCCATCTCGCGGCGTAAGGAGATGATTAATTTTATTACTAGTGGGTTGGAGGATTTATGTGTTTCGCGGACAACTTTTCAATGGGGTATACCGGTGCCCTTTAATCAAAAACACGTTATTTATGTTTGGTTTGACGCTTTAGTAAATTATATTAGTGCTTTAGGTTATAGCACTCGCGAAGATGAATTATTTCAAAAATACTGGCCAGCTGATTTGCATTTGGTAGGTAAAGATATTGTTCGATTTCATACTGTGATTTGGCCCACGATTTTGTTGGCAGCTGGTTTGCCTTTGCCGCGGCAAGTTTTTGGACATGGTTGGTTATTATTGGATTCTGGGAAAATATCAAAATCAAAAGGGAATGTTGTTGATCCACTAGTTTTAATTGAAAAATATGGTGCAGATGCTGTCCGTTATTTTTTGTTACGTGAAATGCCTTATGGCTCAGATGGTTATTATGATGAGGCAAATTTAAGGCGAAGATTTAATACTGATTTGGCTAATGATTTTGGAAATCTTGTTTCTCGGAGTATTGTTATGGTTGAAAAATATTTTGACGGTAAAATACCTATTCCTCAAGAACAGGATCTACTTGAACAGGAATTAGTGACCTTGGCTGCCCAAGTTACTAAAGAAGTAGCCCAATATTTTGATCGTTTGGATTTTGCTCGGGCTCTGGAACGGGTTAGTGATTTGGTAAAACGGGCTAATAAATATATTGATGAAACTGAACCTTGGGCTTTGGCAAAAATGGAGAATAAAAAAGGTAAATTAGCTACAGTTTTGTATCATTTAGTAGAGGTGATTCGGCTGGTCAGCGTGCTTTTATCCCCGGTAATGCCGGCTTTGCCAGGGAAGGTTTTTGCACAACTTGGTTGGGAAGAACAGCCAGAACTTACGTGGGAAGATACCCATTGGGGTAAAATTACGCCTGGGCAAAAAGTAGTAAGGGGCAAACCCCTTTTTCCGCGTTTGGAAATGAAACAGGAGAAGAAGGTTGAGAAATCTGTGCCGGAAATTAGTTTTCAGGAATTTGAAAAAATTGATTTGCGTGTAGCTGAAGTGATTACCTGCGAAAAAATAGAAAAAGCGGATAAGCTTTTGAAATTAACGGTAAAAATTGGTGAAAAAATAAAAACTATTGTTTCGGGAATTGCCCAAAACTATCAGCCTGAAGAATTAGTAGGTAGAAAGATTATTGTGGTTACTAATTTAAAACCGGTTAAATTGCGTGGGGTTTTATCGGAAGGAATGCTTTTGACAGCCTCCAATAAAGGGCGTTTGGAAGTATTAACCGTTTCGGAAGACTTTCCCGCGGGAAGTGAGGTTAATTAA
- a CDS encoding TatD family hydrolase — MYFDTHAHLDDSRFKNDQQEVIERAKTSGVNLIMNIGCSEPSTWYNQALIAKYDFIYAAVGLHPHDARNYNQETAAQLFELAQRPRVRAIGEVGLDYHYDFSPRPQQQKVFREMISLARELGLPLIIHCRQAHQDLLQILKKEKGNQVGGVFHCYSGSWPLAQEIIKLGFKIALGGVVTFHNARKAVEVAREIPLEHLLLETDCPYLTPEPYRGQRNEPAYLVQVAKKIAAIKGITVAEVAEATRINGMRLFDIEKTT, encoded by the coding sequence ATGTATTTTGATACTCATGCACATTTAGATGATTCGCGTTTTAAAAATGATCAGCAGGAAGTAATTGAGCGGGCCAAAACTTCTGGTGTTAATTTAATTATGAATATTGGCTGTAGTGAACCTTCTACGTGGTATAATCAAGCCTTGATTGCAAAATATGATTTTATTTATGCGGCGGTGGGTTTACATCCTCACGATGCACGTAATTATAATCAAGAAACTGCCGCTCAATTATTTGAATTAGCCCAAAGACCGCGTGTGCGGGCTATTGGTGAAGTAGGTTTGGATTATCATTATGATTTTTCACCACGCCCCCAACAGCAAAAGGTTTTTCGGGAAATGATTTCACTGGCTCGGGAATTGGGATTACCGTTAATCATTCACTGCCGCCAAGCCCATCAGGACCTTTTGCAAATTCTTAAAAAAGAAAAAGGTAATCAGGTGGGTGGTGTTTTTCATTGTTATTCGGGCAGTTGGCCTTTGGCACAGGAAATAATTAAATTAGGTTTTAAGATTGCTTTAGGTGGTGTGGTTACTTTTCATAATGCCCGTAAGGCCGTGGAGGTGGCCCGTGAAATACCTTTGGAGCATTTATTATTGGAAACTGATTGTCCTTATTTAACTCCAGAGCCATATCGCGGCCAAAGGAATGAACCAGCTTATTTGGTTCAAGTTGCTAAAAAAATAGCCGCAATTAAAGGAATTACTGTGGCTGAAGTAGCTGAGGCTACGCGAATTAATGGAATGAGGCTGTTTGATATTGAAAAAACTACTTAA
- a CDS encoding LysM peptidoglycan-binding domain-containing protein: protein MSRKCWLVGLCLLLFLVAWPLQAAVTHQVQKGDTLYKLSRHYGVSLAELKSANGLKSDLIFIGQVLRIPTKGGIRVSRAGRVFTQEDIDWLARVVYSEARGEPYAGQVAVAAVVLNRVFDSGFPNTVWGVIFQPLAFTAVADGQINLTPNATAYKAAREALVGVDPSGGALYYWNPVKATSKWIWSRTIINRIGNHVFGI, encoded by the coding sequence ATGAGTCGAAAATGTTGGTTAGTAGGTTTATGTTTGTTGTTGTTTTTAGTAGCTTGGCCTTTACAGGCGGCAGTAACTCATCAGGTACAAAAGGGGGATACATTATATAAGTTAAGTCGTCATTATGGGGTTTCCCTTGCAGAACTAAAGAGTGCCAATGGTTTAAAATCAGATTTAATATTCATTGGACAAGTATTAAGAATTCCCACTAAGGGGGGGATTCGAGTATCACGTGCTGGTAGAGTGTTTACTCAGGAGGATATTGATTGGCTGGCCCGCGTAGTTTATAGTGAGGCACGTGGGGAACCTTATGCTGGTCAGGTAGCGGTTGCTGCTGTTGTACTTAATCGTGTCTTTGATTCGGGATTTCCCAATACTGTTTGGGGTGTTATTTTTCAACCTTTGGCTTTTACCGCAGTTGCTGATGGTCAGATTAATTTAACACCAAATGCTACTGCTTATAAAGCTGCACGTGAGGCCTTAGTCGGGGTTGATCCCTCTGGGGGTGCCTTATATTATTGGAATCCGGTTAAAGCCACTAGTAAGTGGATTTGGTCGCGAACAATAATTAACAGAATCGGTAATCATGTTTTTGGGATTTGA
- the rsmI gene encoding 16S rRNA (cytidine(1402)-2'-O)-methyltransferase, with the protein MGKNKKGTLFLVGTPIGNLQDITLRALETLRKVALIAAEDTRHTQKLLNHFQIKKPLTSYHEHNKNSKGPYLIEKLKSGIELALVSDAGLPGISDPGEELVKLCVQNEIPVMVIPGPTACLTALVASGLDCGSFVFLGFLPVQKKAKEELLQELKWEKRTLIFYIAPHHLLATLKTLKEFFGERRCCLGRELTKKFEEYQSGFFADLINYWEKRPPRGEFTLIVSGRENVSTQEITPQEIWAVYLFFRREGLNQKEALREAAKLLGVAKREIYRLVHQNKNGAK; encoded by the coding sequence ATCGGGAATTTACAAGATATAACCTTACGGGCTTTAGAAACATTACGAAAGGTTGCTTTAATTGCTGCTGAGGATACACGGCATACTCAAAAATTATTAAATCATTTTCAAATTAAAAAACCACTGACTAGTTATCATGAACATAATAAAAATAGTAAAGGTCCCTATTTAATTGAAAAATTAAAATCCGGAATTGAACTTGCCTTGGTTTCAGACGCGGGTTTGCCGGGTATTTCCGATCCAGGTGAGGAATTAGTAAAATTATGTGTGCAAAATGAAATCCCGGTGATGGTTATCCCTGGTCCCACAGCCTGCCTTACGGCTTTAGTAGCTTCGGGTTTGGATTGTGGTAGTTTTGTTTTTCTGGGATTTTTACCAGTACAAAAAAAAGCAAAAGAAGAATTGCTCCAAGAACTAAAATGGGAAAAACGCACTCTTATTTTTTATATTGCTCCACATCATTTGTTAGCTACTTTAAAAACCCTAAAGGAATTTTTCGGGGAACGTAGGTGTTGTTTAGGTAGAGAATTGACCAAAAAATTTGAGGAATATCAATCTGGTTTTTTTGCTGATTTAATTAATTATTGGGAAAAACGTCCTCCCAGAGGGGAATTTACATTAATAGTTTCCGGGAGGGAAAATGTTTCTACACAGGAAATTACTCCTCAGGAAATTTGGGCAGTTTATTTGTTTTTTCGCCGTGAGGGGCTAAATCAAAAAGAAGCCTTACGGGAGGCCGCAAAGCTTCTAGGGGTTGCTAAACGTGAAATCTATAGGCTTGTTCATCAAAACAAAAATGGGGCTAAATAA